A genome region from Paenibacillus pabuli includes the following:
- a CDS encoding DUF2614 family zinc ribbon-containing protein, giving the protein MIFKSAKINAFRTWGLLLTMLGMGLMVLGTAGIVFWGHAGKVFAAVGLVIGLVAMMASLAIYFWAGMLSTSAVQVDCPECGKLTKMLGKTDRCMFCHTILTLDPNQANTNRPHLKAPSPSVSDTDHRISPKG; this is encoded by the coding sequence ATGATTTTTAAATCAGCTAAAATTAATGCTTTTCGCACTTGGGGATTGTTGCTCACCATGCTAGGCATGGGGCTAATGGTACTGGGAACTGCCGGAATCGTGTTTTGGGGGCATGCAGGCAAGGTGTTTGCAGCCGTGGGACTCGTCATTGGACTCGTTGCCATGATGGCTAGTCTGGCCATCTACTTCTGGGCTGGAATGCTGTCTACGAGCGCTGTCCAAGTGGATTGCCCTGAATGCGGTAAATTGACCAAAATGCTCGGCAAGACGGATCGTTGTATGTTCTGTCATACCATCCTCACTCTGGATCCCAATCAAGCGAACACAAACCGCCCTCATCTGAAAGCGCCTTCTCCATCAGTTTCTGATACGGATCACCGTATTAGTCCAAAAGGCTAG